TCTGTACGTGTACACAATTAAGTAACTAACTGCACATATTTTTGTCTATCTTGCACAAAAGAATATTGTATAAGGATGTGTAAAAGTGGTTTTGCCACTGATATTGCTGATTGACTACCAGACTTGTGTAAATGAAGTGATGAGGTAGTTTTTTCAGCCAGGCTTTAACTTTAAAACACCTTTGAATAGTTGTAGAAAatgtgttcatatatttttatctaaagaatCATACttttaaatccttttcaaaaataaatagcaCATCCAACTAACAAGCAAGCAGACATACTGTGATCTgtgctatttataataattagtgttagttttgttaagtgcatgttttagaagtAGTAAGTTTGCGAAAAACTGACACACATCTTTGTTATAAATGCCACAATACTTTGATATGATTTATTCATTTCAACTTAAGATTGCAATCCTGTATAGGTTAGTTTTCCACCATAGTGCAAATCTTGAACCGTAGTGATACTGATTTTTGTTAACTGAGtgaaaaatcaatgttaaaagtcagaGACAATGTTTGGTTTCAGTGCAGTCTTGCGTTTTAGTACTCTACCTACATCAtcagaatgtttattatttaaacactgctatgaaatgtaactcaatgaacaaaaatgtaaatgaatcatgtggcaagatagAATTAAAAAGagattacatttataaactttacattttgcatgaaatttaatttctaaatagacaatgagttctatgatgatgcatgtcttTCTTTCAATTACTGAAACACAAATTACTGATcgttatacacatttttgttgtattttgttaatgaaaacatgtggataaataaaaaaattaacaatttatcaaagttttataaataatattttgcttgcacgTCCTACTAACTATGTCTATCTGTGTTCATGCATCACCATGTGTCTGACATGTCTATGTTCAGGCGTCTTCTTTTTAGTGGTATAGAGGCGATTACTTATTGTTTATCTTATAATTTGATaatctaaataaacaataaaaatattgtgataacTTTTGTATTCTTATCagtcatatctttaaaatgataatttcctacaattctacaataaaaattaaacgttttataagTATTTGAGATTTAACCCATTGTGGTACAGAGTGACTGTCCTACTGCTTAGTGAACTGAAGGACGAAAGGAACACACGCTATGTCGTATGGTCTGTGTTTTGGATCAATTTGTTTCTTAAGATTGCCACTAGAATACATGCTCTCAGTTAGGTTTGGTGTTTTGTTGTTTACATAGCAATACAATACACATCTAGTAGAATGAGCTCTGATGTTctgttaaattagttttatttgtaaatgacgGTTAATCAACCTCTGTTCAACAGAACTTGATAGACTATTAGAAAGTAAGATTGTTCGAAATAATAGTGGTAACGATAATTTGTTTTCAGAGGATAACGATTTAATTGAGTTTGTCTCCGAACCTTAGTGTAAAATCCAGAACTATGCGAAATGTGTTTGAATTTCACTTGTCTTTCAATTACTTCACATCAGAGCTTCAAATAAATGCgagtaaaatattttggattCACATTTATTACTTCAAAAGTATTTATCTAAGAAATATATAATCAATGTACAGGGTGATTACCGAGAAACGCatgtttttcaaataatgaaTACTCAGGCAATTCaaagcaaaaaatgtatttatgagtgGAAAAACAGTGTACACAATatgcaatttcaaaataaaattacttacaatttaCCGTTTAAAAATTGAATCTCTAAGGTGGCCGCCTTCTGCTTGGATACAGTGTTGAAGGTGTTCTTTAAAACTTGCTCTGAACTGTTGCAAGGTGCACTCTTTCAACTGTCTCAGGGGTACTAACTGTCGTTGCCGGTCCAGGAGGTTTCTTCTTAAGCAAACATCTTCCAGTTGTGTTAACATTATGTATCCAACGCAATATCATGTTACGATCAGGGATAGCACCATGCCGTGCAATGTTAAAATGTGCACGAAAGTCTCACTGAGTCTGAGTGACTGATTCACAATTTGCGTAAAACCGTCGCATGACAAACTTACAATGCTCAAGGTTCCACATCTCGGCTACAATTGAAACTGCACCACTACTACAACTGCACACTCCCCCCTCCACAGCGCGACAACTTCCGGCCGTCGCCGACCGATATTCCTtctacgagggggtacccaaaagtaaccggaattgtattgctgacagccggcagcgtgtagtacacattcctgccgctaggcgtgtgtcgcgcaacccattgcgagctcagtgaccccagttccgttgtcctagtgcattctgttcgttcgtagtgactgttttcgctaacccttttttgttcttgtttcgttttttgtcatggcaagtttaagtgaacaacgtgcagctgtgaaattttgttttttacttggtaaaaatgctgcagaaactattttaatgttgaatacagcttacaaagatgatgctatggggaaaactcaggtctacgagtggttcgctagatttaaaaatggcgacatgtcgattgaagacaaacctcgttctggacgtccatcaacctctcgaacggacaaaaatgttgagaaaattcgtgaacttgtgctcaccgactgtcgacagacaattgaggaactatcagagagtagtgggttaacttggagctcggttcagcaaattttaacaggagatttaggactgaaaagggttgctgccaaatttgttcctcgacttctgactgaccatcaaaaggcacatcgagctgaaacttgccgccttctgaaagaacatctcgaaaatgatcccgattttctggaaaaggtaattactggtgatgagacatggtgctatggttatgacccagaaacaaAGCAACAGttaagccaatggaagtcgccatcttctcctcgtccaaaaaaatgtcggcaagtcaaatcaaacatcaaaaccatgttgatttgcttttttgatgctaaaggcattgttcattctgagtttgttcctccaggtcagactgtcaaccaaacattttatttggagattttaagaagattgcgcaacagtgttcgccagaaaagacccgatttgtggcagactggagactggttcttccaccacgacaacgcaccggcacacacagccatctcagttaggcagtttttagccaaaaacggcatggttccgctgccccacgcaccttactcgcctgacctcgctccatgcgacttttttttatttccgcacatgaaaagaggcttgaaaggtcaacaatttgacagcgttgaagaggttaagaaaaaaacgaagctcgagcttgcagccatttctaaagatgactacaaaaaatgttttgatcaatggaaatactgTAGGGACAAGTGTactagttgtaatggagattattttgaaggagataaggtcgtattgtaaaaaatttgataatatataatttttataaaataattctggttttttttgggtacccacTCGTATACTACGCAAGTCAAAAACATGCATTTCCCggtaatcaccctgtataaaaatatgttctagaatagcaattagtataataaataactactGTGAGTAAACTGTGTATGTGCCGCAGTGTCTGCTGCTGCCATATATTAATTTGGTTGGTGGGTGTCAAGATCTGAGAGTTTTCACTGCCTGCAATGGGTTAACTTTGGGGATAAAAACCAGTACAGTCAGCCCTTAAGCAACGAAGAGTAAAACTTTCCCTTTAATTGATGACTGCTGAGCACTTCCACCTCTACAAGCAACCCAGCTGTCCGATCTCTGGTGTTGGTTCGAATGTCGTCCTCAAGTGCTTGGTTCTGAAATTAAGAGTTATAAAGGGCTTCTTAACAATAACTTTACCTGTTAAATTGGAAATTCTTTAACCCTACTTTCAAACCAGGACCACCATAATAACATTTACCTCTTCTGTATCTTCTTCAACTTCCTCTTCTTCAAAAGCGGTAAAATCTTTCATTTCACCCCGTTCAAGAAGTTCTagattatctaaaaatataaagataattatcATTTTGATATGATCGttgatattattgaaaatatcattttatttatagaaaatggTAACTAAAAGGACCAAGGCTCCTCTCTACAACATGGCCTATCTGATATGTTACCACACTACCTCGAAAATttagtctattattaaatattatgtactacCACACTACCTGGAAAATttagtctattattaaatattatgtactatCTGAATCATATAAAATACAAGTTCACAAGTCTTATTTAACTCTTATCTAGTAATTGGAATACAAGCCAGATTGAATGTTACAAGACTTATAAACCTCTTGCATTATGTACACGTTACGTTAGTGCCATTACTGATTAAGTGTTGAGTTACAACTTTCGTGAATCTAtgcattcattttcatttaagaTAATAAGCAGTGGAGAGGAAGGCCAATGGTTGCTGTATTCACACTCTCATACATGATATATCAGTAAGATTTGAGGAGCTGTATTAAATAGTTTGAGctaattgtaatttgtttacaGAAACCAATAAAAATGAACAGCATTGTTTGGACAAATCCCATTGTTAAGTGATACAAGAAATTCAACTAAGAAGCAGAATTTAATCATTTGTATGGAGACTGGTTTATTACTGCAATTCCATTTGCATGTCTTAACTTGAATAAAGAGCAGGACAGCGAGTTCCATATATTTAGAAGGGTAGCAGTGACAGCTCTTATAACTGTTACTGATGGTATGATTATACGGGTTACTAGGTCTCCTTCTTAGGTATAATATGAAAACAAGAGAATTAATGCAAGAGGAAACATATTCGAAAAAATTAATCCACAATatatattaacccattgcggatcactgacgagctgtgCTCGTCACGCAGCAGCCGGATGatgagctcaggtcgcaaaagcggtctgcttttaagtttccctccaaatagttctattaatgtcagatagattgggcgatcgtcttcacttgtcaactatgagtgtttaacaacggtctatgttcagagttttcaaaagttttataaatattctacagatcgcagttgtatgtcgaagttcaaaaatcattcatatgtgtttactctctgctttttagcgcttctgatcaGAAGTCAGCATGCTTTATTCATGAACTTTAAGTACAGAATTTgtgtcattaattaataaaaaacaacatatactatcaataacaatagtaaatagaatggtgaaaaatgtttcttctagAGGATCAAAATCCTGTGATTGTCGCCATCCGTAAAACTCAGTCATGGAATAAAATGGGTGGTCAAGAAGCCAGTTCTTCAGCAAGTGACGAAACTGTTGAATGCTTGCAGTCTTCAGCTCTGGAGGAAGGACATTCCACATTCTGGCACCTGCATAGCTGGGTTTCTTCTCAGTCATTGTGCGGTGGTGTGTAGGAAGGCTGAATGTCTTGTGCTGTAGTCATGAATCTGAGCTGCGGTTCTTATGGGGCTTAATGATTTCAGATGTGAGTATGTTACAACTTCCAAGATATACAGATTTACTACAGTCAGGATTTTTAGGTCTTTGTATTTGCTTCTGCAAGTTTCTCTTGACTGGAGATCTCCAAGTATTCTTATAGCACGTTTTTGGAGCAAGAGCACTCGTTCTAGATTACCTTAGATTACTTGTAGTCGCTCCCCATACTTCAATACCATAGCGTAAATGGGTCTCGAACAGGCTGTAATAGGCGATCTTGGCTGTATCCACGTCACAGATGTTCTTAATCCTGCGAATTACAAACAGGCTTTCACTTAGCTGCACAGGAGATCGATGTGGGGGGTCCAGGAGAGGCTTTCATCAATTGTTACTCCCAAGTATTTGGCAACAGTAACTTCTTCAAGGTCAGGTAACTTGCCTACAGCCTCTCTGTGCTTGCCTAAAATAAGTTGCTTAGTTTTTGTCTCATTTACAACGAGGTCATTCCTATGGCAATACTGAATTGTCATGTTAAGAGCAATATAAGAGGTCACTTCAAGATGTTTTGGATTATTGTTGCCCAATAGCAatacagtgtcatctgcataaattATAGATCTGCAATAGTCTTTTAGATATCTTGGAAagtcattggtaaataaaatgaaaagtactgGACCCAGTACAGACCCTTGAGGAACTCCCCGTGTGATGCTTTTTGGTTCCGATTTGATTTGTTGCATAATCCCCTTGCTATTATGCATAAGTTCAACCATTTGGTGCGAAGTGGcggggtcttcataccccaacacatgtgccaagccagagcgtCCACGAAGCACACGCACAGCCACCTTCTCTCTTCTTGAGTGCTGTACTTTTCGTGCGCGtgcacctgggaactgcctgatccaaatcttgtcttcttttataattccgatcaggctgagctgatctggcGGGCTTTCTGTTGAACTATccaaatttttaactttcttttcccactactctcacctgtcgggtaatcttcccaacaatctatcttaagctattctaattctaattttccttctgttaatccaagccaaggtggaacagcatatgccgagggctgcgtgatcaagggagagcttggtcgtaaatatgcgaactctggatacctggcgacctccagtttaaacctagccttccccaggtagagcgggacaatgcttggggtgacctttagatctccgctactcgtgggaacacaatgagtacagaatttacagaaaaacaaataaaaccagagagctcttgtagcactcaaaaagtggatgaaaattcacgaaacacagagggattgatgatgggctctgaccctagcaatcctgaccaaacccaaaaaacaggcggacttcctagtagaagtccAATAGCCTCCGACTCGGTCAGAGTCGAAACAGATGAAGAAGATGCGATACTGGAGGGCGATCACCAGAAGGAAGAGGGAGCAAAAGTCGAGAGACAGCTCCCAGCACTGCCTAAGTTATGTGGAGCCGCCAGGAAACGCATGGTCTGGTTCCGAAAAAGAGGGTACTCCCAAGAAGAAGCCAGGGAATTGGCCTTAAAACCAATCCCAGAAGAAAGAAACAAGAAACTGAACAAACAAAAAGAGGGAAAGAAACCGaaaagacctcactctgatggaTCCACTCCGGAGGCCCATCAGAGGAAGAAAACAAAGAACGAAGGAAATCAAGGGGAACGCAAGGAGCAATCTGGACAACCCCAGAAACCTTCATACAAACAAGCGGTAGCTGGTATAAGGGTAGGGGTCTTGCACTCCAATTTTCCCGAGACACTACTCACAACCGAACAGATGGAGAAGATCCAGAGCTTCATCCTGGAAGCTATCGTGGAGGAACAggagggtccctactctccaagattctacggtatcaacaggagacaaggggttctaatcttcacctgcgaaaacactgaaacagcagaatggcttaaaggaaagcaagactccctaaagccttgggaagaggccagtctaaggatagtaccagaggaagaaatccctcgtgcgagaatcgcgactgtctatcttcctgACAGCATACTTGACACAACCGAAAAGATAATGAAGCtcttaaaaggacaaaacaaagaGCTATCTGTCGGAGAATGGAATGTTCTGCGGAGAAGCGACGAGGGGAAGTCTGTCCTACTCaccctggcagtcgactgcgctacagcgaacaaacttgagaaggaaggtccatggatcggctacaagtttggGAAAGTTCAGCTTAGACTGAAGAAAAAACATCAAGAAAACATAGAACAACCCACAAGGGAAGAGGGGACTACAGAGAAATCTGAGACGGTCACCACAGAAAAAATGaccgctgaagagatggaagtggaggaggccacgaaggtgtcagagcaatctgtacataccttacctaaaaggtctactccacaagccagAGCAGCGGTCGAAGAAGAAAGACCCACCTGTTCTCTCTTCTTGAAGAAGGGACCTTCACTCAAAGGACCATCCGTCTCGgctcgaggaagaaaaggggataaagtctccaagcaatccagaagaagagacggggatggaccacctgggggaggtgggaagaaggcgtaagtatgcgcctaatacaAATAACCTACACCATGCAAAGGGCGCAACtgacatcttgggaagaaggtttatctcaacaggcctggatatcgccctaatccaggagccttggatctatagaggttgcatcagaggactgacaactcaggtaggtaatctcatttatgatcgaacaattgaaaacccaagaacttgtattctaacttcaaaactaataacagtctttccgattacagatctaataacaagggatctggtggcggctacagtgaaggtgacttcactgcaaggggacagagaggttactatagcctcagcttacttccccaacccgtcaacaagctgcccaccaaaagaactagaaagactattgcagagctgcagagacagaggctcggccctcattctcagctgcgactgcaatgctcaccacACGTATTGGGGAAGTacgaacacaaacaagagaggtgaggaacttctacagtttatgttcagcaatgatctagtgttagagaatagagggtcaagcccaacctttatgactagaaataggaaagaagtcctGGACATAACACTATCTACAGgactaaaaaacataaatatagtaaggtggcacgtctccaaggaggcctcactatcggaccactgtccaattaggttcgacatagaggagacaggggaaagatacgtgacccacagggttcctaaatcgaccaactggagaggttacagagagtccctggcagaagagttggaagaaataggacccttgcagagaaatgaatttgaattagaaaggtctgcacaaatagtagagcaagctataataaaggcctacgagaaaaactgtcctcccaggcaaaaccggttgaagagggatgtgccgtggtggactgggaggttggaaacattaagaaacaaaacgaggaaattattaaaatgggcaaaaaggacagacgactggctcccttatctacaggcccaaaatgaatataagaaagaactaagaacaaataaaagaagaacctggaggaatttctgtaaaaatatcaacagtcttcccgaggcatccaggcttcaaaaaactctccaaacggagcatacaaatcctatggggactctagtaaaggacaacggtgacctaacaatgaacaggaaggagaccttagaactacttctggagacacacttcccggggggtcaactaactcgtaatgaggatacttattctctatatgggggggggatccagtcgggaggtggcaaaagccagacaggtgtctaacagactattcacacacgaaagaattaaatgggcgataagatcgttcaagccgtttaaatctcctggggcggatggagtttttccagccctgcttcaagaggggctggacattctactaaatacccttagcattctatttagaagcagtttcgccctaggatatataccaaagaattggaggatagcactagtggtgttcttgcggaaaaatgacagggatccaacaaaacccagttcgtatagacccataagcctaacctccttcatggtgaaaactatggaaaaaataataaatagacacataagggacgcaatattactggaacacccacttagtcccacacaacacgcatacatagaaggaaaatcaaccaccactgctctccacagtttagtgagagaggtggagaataccttcgaaaaaaaaggaagccctagtcagcgtcttcatggacattgaaggagctttcgaccgagtagcatatcaatccatgaagactgcgatggaacgttttggagtttcctcagacgtagtcaaatggatagtagccctcctaaaaagcagacaggtgaaagccaagtacggggacgaatcggctgcgatcacggcccaaagaggctgcccccaggggggagtcttatctcctctcctgtgggcgatggtagtggatgatctcctaagaaaagcagagaagagggggataaggctactatgttatgcggatgacctagtgcttatgatcaAAGGGAAAAACACTGGCAGGCTGGAACGCCAattacaaacagaactgaacttcataagcaactggtgtcatggggaaggtctgcggatcaacccatcaaaaacaaacatgattacctttaccaggaaaaggaaattccagctagctaaaccggtcctggagggaatcagcataaaccaaacaaaagaagtgaagtatctgggtttaatcttggatgagaagctcacttggaactcccatattagaaacaagatatccaaagcaataatggcccttggggcctgtaagagactctttggatttaaatggggacttaaacccaaaatgatttattggatttacgaaaccatagtgaaaccaatggtcacatatgctgctttagtatggtggccgaaggtcgaacaaacaacagctgcaaaaaggctacagagtcttcagaggttagcttgcttaagcatcacaggagcaatgagctcctgcccaacactagcaatggaagcggttctgggttatactcctcttggccaggaagtgatgagaacagctgcgatgagcgcaatgaagcttctagggacaaaggtaataaatgttacctccctagaaggccatatgaagatattggaaaatttccctgaggctgaaatgctaaccaaagtatctgatactatggttaagaaatactcctttgaaaaaccatacacggtctctatcggaagtagggaggaatggattaaaagggaggcctacccaaaaaaaggagtcctgaagttttacaccgatggttcactcctagactcaagggcaggatatggaatacatggacctggagttgacatggctgtgcccctgggaagacatgcctcagtttttcaggcggaggtcatggcaatagactcatgttctagaagactcacacagttggggactaaaggattatcataccttatactctctgatagtcaggctgcactgaaggcactggatacctgttcgattgattcgaaagcggtctgggaatgcaggaaggccctagcagagctagcaacaagtaatagagtaacactcggatgggtgccgggtcatgaaggaattcatggaaacgaaaaagcggacatcctcgccaaaaagggagcggaatccaTATTGGTGGGGCCAGAGCCAGGATGTGGAATATCCTTCTccagcattaaagctctggttaaagattgggaaaagaggacaagatataagaattggagcagagcctcgggtttaagaatatccaaaatgtttatctctccttatgcaaaaggatggacagctctcctagaccagaataaggaggatataagactgatattaggaatgttgacaggacatggccctctgagaaagcaccttttgaaggtaggccttagtcggagcagcgaatgtagactctgtggagaggaggaggagtcagcggagcacatttggttggattgtcctgccatcgtagagactaggaaaagatacctgggagcatacctcctcagccccaaggacatcaaagaacaggagcccttaaatctgattggtttttgcaaaagcctcggtttttgagggcacaaataaaagtaagggaggcgcaaaggtccttttaggactaagtgcggggacaaagtgtcctcttccctcagaaggaaaaaaaaaaaaaaaaaaaaaaaaaaaaaaaaaccatttggcACCTCCCtgtcaggtaactgtgaaaccaGTTATAGGCAGTTCCTGTTACACCTATCGCACTAAGCTTAGCCATGAGGTGTTCGTGGCTGAGGCAATCGAAAGCCTTGCTATAATCTAGTAGTATAGCAGTGGTGGTGTTGCCGTCTTCAAGTTGATCAATAAGGAATTCTACCAGACAGATTAGGGCGGTGGTTGTTGACTTGCCTTTCAGAAATCCATGTTGCTGGGTTGTAAGGTGTCCATTTGTCGTTACATGGTCTATGAGTCTGGTTAGTgtcagtttttcaattattttagagaatgtTGGAACTAGAGAAATCGGTCGATAATTTGAGGCTTAGGTTGGGGATCCCTGTTTGAACAATGGGTAGACTTTGGCCATTTTTAAAGCAGATGGGAAGTTTCcagacaaaaaatatttgtttactatgtCTACTATGGGGTTAATCAGctcttctttacaagttttgaaaaGCTTTGCTGAGATTCCATCATAGCCTGATGAAGTTTTTGGTTTCAGACTATCCATAACTCGAGACACCTCCTGTCTGGTTTTTTGGTAGAGGTCTAACACAGGAATATCTGGATTGTCAACTGGTAGTAACATTCCTTGGCCAGTAGTTTGTCCATTGTTATGGATTGTGTCATCAGCTATGTTGACAAAAAAGTTGTTCATATAGTCTGCCATCTTTATTGGGTCAAATgagagtgtaccttgtatatcAAGTTCAGTCGGgaggtttattttttctttaggtTTTCTTTCAGAGTTGATTACCCTCCATAAAGCTTTTGTCTTATTATCAGCTTCGGTCACAGCGTTTTTTGTGGCCTGTTTTCTAAGTAGTCTTAATCTCAagtcatattccttttttatcGCTGATGCATTTCTCTTACTCTACTCAACCAGAGTAATAAATGATTGGTGTGCTGCTAACAAGCTTTGTATTAACATGGAGAAGGTTGTTGACTTACCTGTTAGTTTAAGTCACTTTGATGTTACcagtagtttaaaatttcttggaattaatattcaatctaattta
The Homalodisca vitripennis isolate AUS2020 chromosome 1, UT_GWSS_2.1, whole genome shotgun sequence DNA segment above includes these coding regions:
- the LOC124360847 gene encoding uncharacterized protein LOC124360847 translates to MMGSDPSNPDQTQKTGGLPSRSPIASDSVRVETDEEDAILEGDHQKEEGAKVERQLPALPKLCGAARKRMVWFRKRGYSQEEARELALKPIPEERNKKLNKQKEGKKPKRPHSDGSTPEAHQRKKTKNEGNQGERKEQSGQPQKPSYKQAVAGIRVGVLHSNFPETLLTTEQMEKIQSFILEAIVEEQEGPYSPRFYGINRRQGVLIFTCENTETAEWLKGKQDSLKPWEEASLRIVPEEEIPRARIATVYLPDSILDTTEKIMKLLKGQNKELSVGEWNVLRRSDEGKSVLLTLAVDCATANKLEKEGPWIGYKFGKVQLRLKKKHQENIEQPTREEGTTEKSETVTTEKMTAEEMEVEEATKVSEQSVHTLPKRSTPQARAAVEEERPTCSLFLKKGPSLKGPSVSARGRKGDKVSKQSRRRDGDGPPGGGGKKA